The segment CGGCGAGCGACCATTCGGGCAGCGGGCCGAGCGCAGGCTCGGCGGCATGTGCGGCGGATGTTGAGACAGCGGAATTGGCATGCGACGTCATGAGGGGACCGTACCGGGCAAGGCTCTGTTGCGGAAAGACCGACGACCAATACCGTAGCTGCGCCGCGCGCGAAAGCCGTCCAGCGGCCATTGCCGCCTCGGCGGTCCATCGCGGCGAAGCCGCCGAAAACGGCCTTGAAACGGCATTTTAGCCGGCTGCGCGCGCGCCGAACCCCGGAACTGTGCCGCAATAGGCCTCCCATTAACATCGCATTTACCCTGATGGGCCAGCATGAACCTCGATGGATTGCCGCCCTTGCCCCGACGTGGCGCTGGCCGGCCAAGCCATAGGTCGAGGAAGCGAACCGGCACGGGGCTAAGCCCCCGCTGGCCCAACGGCGGCATGATGTCGCCCATAAAGAAAGTGCCAATGTCCTCACTCGTGCTGATTGTCGACGACGATCCAGTGCAGCGCCGGGTTCTGGAAACGCTCGTTCGCCGCTTTGGCTATGAATGTGAATCGCTCGACAGCGGCGCGGCGGCGCTGCAGCGCCTCGAAGCGCGTGCGCCTGAAATCGATCTCCTGATTCTCGACCTCGTAATGCCTGACATTGACGGCATGACGGTGTTGGAGCGTATGCGCGACCAGAAACGCGCCGTCCCGACCATCGTGCAGACGGCACACGGCTCGATCGAGACAGTGATCTCGGCCATGCGGGCGGGAGCGAGCGATTTCGTCGTCAAGCCCGTCGGCGCCGAACGGCTGCAAATCTCGATCAAGAACGCGCTGCGCGTCGAGGCGCTCGAAGACGAGGTGCGCAGGCTCAACCGCCAGGCCGCGGGGACGCTGACCTTCAAGGATCTGCGCAGCAAGAGCCCCGATATGGACCGCGTCATCCGGCTCGGCGAACGGGCGGCGAAATCGACAATCCCGGTCCTGCTCGAAGGCGAATCGGGCGTTGGCAAGGAAGTCATCGCGCGGGCGATCCAGGGCGCCTCCGACCGGCGCAGCAAGCCGTTCGTCACTGTCAATTGCGGCGCTTTGCCGGAAAATCTCGTCGAATCGATTCTCTTCGGCCACGAGAAGGGCGCCTTCACCGGCGCGACCGAACGCCACCTCGGCAAATTTGTCGAGGCCAACGGCGGCACTTTGTTTCTCGATGAGGTGGGCGACCTGCCGCCGGAGGCGCAAGTCAAGCTGCTGCGCGCGGTTCAGGACGGTGAAGTCGATTCGGTTGGCGCCAAGCGCCCGACCAGGGTCGATGTCCGCATCATTTCGGCGACGAACCAGGACCTGATCGATCTCGTCAAGCGCGGCATCTTCCGCGAGGATCTCTATTATCGCCTGAACGTCTTCCCGATCACTATTCCGACGCTGCGGACGCGGCGCGAGGATATTGCCGATCTCGCCCGTCGCTTTGTGGCGCGATTCGCGGCGGAGGAGGGCAAGCCGCTGCGCGGCATCAGCGCCGAGGCCATCGCGCTGCTCAACTCCTATCCCTGGCCGGGTAATGTGCGGCAATTGGAGAATGCGACCTTCCGCGCGGTCGTCCTCGCCGACAGCGATGAACTGACGGTCGCCGAGTTTCCGCAGATCGCCGCCCAGGTGAAGGGCTTCGATGTCCGCATCCCGCCGGCGCCCGCCTCGCTCGTGCGGCCGGCGCGGCCGGAACGCGAAGTGGTGCGCGTCGAGGTGCGCGATCCGAACGTTCTGCCCCTGCTCGACGGCGCGGGAAACCTGCGCCAGCTCGATCATATCGAGGCCGAAACGATCAAATTCGCGCTCGCCTATTATCGCGGACAAATGTCCGCCGTGGCGCGCAAGCTCGGCATCGGCCGTTCGACCCTCTATCGCAAGATGAAAGAATACGGATTCCATCAGGGCGATGACGAGAGTTTGATGGACAAGGACCCTGACGCAGGTGATGCCGCTGCCTAGATGTCGCTAATCGATCGCTATGCGGACAATGCGTCTCGAAGGCCGGCGACGGTCTCGATGCGCGGGGCGTGATTTTTCACGCAGCCGCCCAATTTAATTTACCGTTTTATGTTATCGCATCGTTGGTGAATCTCCGGCGTAAGGACGCGCATGGACCGCGACGCTCAATTACGGCTTGGCCTGCCTATTGTACTGGCAATCTGCCTTGGTTTGGCGCCGGCCCGCGCACAGGCTCCGGCGGCCGAATCGCACGCGAATCTGGCCGCAGCGACGCCGAAAGACCCCTTCGCGTCCGACGATATCACCGGCGCGATCCCGACCGCGCGCGAGACGACGCTGCCCGACGGCGGCGCGGAAGCCATACC is part of the Methylovirgula ligni genome and harbors:
- a CDS encoding sigma-54-dependent transcriptional regulator — its product is MSSLVLIVDDDPVQRRVLETLVRRFGYECESLDSGAAALQRLEARAPEIDLLILDLVMPDIDGMTVLERMRDQKRAVPTIVQTAHGSIETVISAMRAGASDFVVKPVGAERLQISIKNALRVEALEDEVRRLNRQAAGTLTFKDLRSKSPDMDRVIRLGERAAKSTIPVLLEGESGVGKEVIARAIQGASDRRSKPFVTVNCGALPENLVESILFGHEKGAFTGATERHLGKFVEANGGTLFLDEVGDLPPEAQVKLLRAVQDGEVDSVGAKRPTRVDVRIISATNQDLIDLVKRGIFREDLYYRLNVFPITIPTLRTRREDIADLARRFVARFAAEEGKPLRGISAEAIALLNSYPWPGNVRQLENATFRAVVLADSDELTVAEFPQIAAQVKGFDVRIPPAPASLVRPARPEREVVRVEVRDPNVLPLLDGAGNLRQLDHIEAETIKFALAYYRGQMSAVARKLGIGRSTLYRKMKEYGFHQGDDESLMDKDPDAGDAAA